A part of Quatrionicoccus australiensis genomic DNA contains:
- the aroB gene encoding 3-dehydroquinate synthase, with product MQTLQVALGERSYPIHIGSGVLSNHELFFPHIRQKKVVVVSNTTVAPLYLDLLRSTLEKAGISVLPVILPDGEQYKTWETLNLIFDALLGNHCERSTTLIALGGGVIGDMGGFAAACYQRGMPFIQVPTTLLSLVDSSVGGKTAINHPLGKNMIGAFYQPKLVMADISTLATLPERELKAGLAEVIKYGLIRDPEFFVWLENNLDKLLGRDEEALIYAVHRSCANKAEVVAADERETGERALLNLGHTFGHAIETGLGYGEWLHGEAVAAGTLIAAELSCSLGWLSREALLRVETIFVQAGLPVRGAPLGAARYLELMRHDKKVQDGKMRLVLLRDIGKAVVSDEASEAQMAEAIDARCT from the coding sequence ATGCAGACTTTGCAGGTGGCGCTGGGTGAGCGTTCTTACCCGATTCATATCGGTAGCGGTGTATTGTCGAATCACGAGTTATTTTTTCCGCATATCCGGCAGAAAAAGGTGGTTGTGGTCAGCAATACGACGGTGGCGCCGCTGTATCTTGACCTCTTGCGGTCGACGCTAGAAAAAGCAGGGATTTCAGTTCTCCCGGTCATCCTGCCGGATGGCGAACAATACAAGACCTGGGAAACACTGAATCTGATCTTTGATGCCTTGCTGGGCAATCATTGCGAGCGGAGCACGACATTGATCGCCCTTGGTGGGGGGGTTATCGGTGATATGGGGGGCTTCGCTGCCGCCTGCTATCAGCGTGGCATGCCCTTTATCCAGGTGCCGACGACACTGCTTTCCCTGGTCGACTCTTCTGTCGGAGGAAAAACCGCGATCAATCATCCGCTAGGCAAGAACATGATTGGTGCGTTTTATCAGCCCAAATTGGTGATGGCTGATATCTCGACGCTGGCTACCTTGCCTGAGCGTGAATTGAAGGCAGGCTTGGCCGAGGTGATCAAGTACGGTTTGATTCGTGATCCGGAATTTTTTGTCTGGCTGGAAAACAATCTGGACAAGCTTCTCGGGCGCGATGAGGAGGCGTTGATATACGCCGTGCATCGCTCCTGTGCCAATAAGGCAGAAGTGGTTGCGGCCGACGAGCGGGAAACCGGCGAACGGGCCTTGCTTAATCTGGGTCATACGTTTGGCCATGCCATCGAGACTGGCCTGGGGTACGGCGAGTGGTTGCATGGTGAAGCAGTGGCTGCCGGCACATTAATTGCTGCAGAACTCTCCTGCAGTCTGGGGTGGTTGTCGCGGGAGGCGTTGCTGAGAGTCGAGACGATCTTTGTTCAGGCCGGTTTGCCAGTGCGGGGAGCGCCTCTTGGTGCGGCGCGCTATCTTGAATTGATGCGGCATGACAAGAAGGTGCAAGATGGAAAAATGCGTCTGGTGCTGCTCCGGGATATTGGCAAGGCGGTTGTCTCCGACGAGGCAAGCGAAGCGCAGATGGCGGAAGCGATAGACGCCAGATGCACCTGA
- a CDS encoding glutamate synthase-related protein, translating to MEPAVPEQQGLYDPANEHDACGVGFVAHFKGQKSHSIVEQGLLILKNLDHRGAVGADPLQGDGAGILIQIPDQFYREEMAKQGVNLPPLGEYGVGMVFLPQEAASRHACVEEIERSVKAEGQVVLGWRDVPVNAEMPMSPTVRAKEPVIRQIFVGRGPDVFVTDALERKLYIIRRRAANAIKSLKLKHGQEFYVPSFSARTVNYKGLLLADQVGVYYLDLQDKRTTSALALVHQRFSTNTFPTWDLAHPFRYIAHNGEINTVRGNVNWFKAREQAISSPILGEDLKKVWPLHYPGQSDSASFDNALELLVMGGGYSLAQAVMLMIPEAWEKHTTMDENRRAFYEYHAAMMEPWDGPAAVAFTDGRQIGATLDRNGLRPARYLVTDDDLVVMASESGVLPIPEKKIVKKWRLQPGKMFLIDMEQGRIIDDKELKDSLAKAKPYREWIEKIRIKLDEIPAPAETCDAATASLLDRQQAFGYTQEDIKVILEPMVQTGEEASGSMGTDSALPVLSAKNKTLYTYFKQLFAQVTNPPIDPIREELVMSLVSFVGPKPNLLNTADINPPIRLEVSQPVLTKGDIEKLRHIGKYTSDKFKSFELDICYPVGWGKAGVEARLASLAADAEDAVRSGANILIVSDRKLDADHVAIPALLATSAIHQHLVKKGMRTSTGLVVETGSAREVHHFALLGGYGAEAVHPYLALETIEGFAKGDAEKAEKYVKNFVKAIGKGLNKVMSKMGISTYMSYTGAQIFEAIGLQKDFIEKYFTGTPSNVEGIGLFEVAEEAIRLHTEAFSADPVLSSMLDAGGEYAYRTRGEEHMWTPDSIAKLQHSTRSGKYETYKEYAKLINDQTKRHLTLRGLFEFKPQGAPVPLEEVESAKEIVKRFATGAMSLGSISTEAHTTLALAMNRIGGKSNTGEGGEDAKRFAPVKAGTMLSDIIGKSRIERDIEMKEGDSLRSAIKQVASGRFGVTAEYLVNADQIQIKMAQGAKPGEGGQLPGHKVSEYIGFLRHSVPGVGLISPPPHHDIYSIEDLAQLIHDLKNANSRASISVKLVSEVGVGTVAAGVSKAKADHLVIAGFDGGTGASPQSSIKHAGTPWELGLSETQQTLVLNRLRSRIRVQVDGQIKTGRDVVIGALLGADEFGFATAPLVVEGCIMMRKCHLNTCPVGVATQDPELRKRFTGQPEHVVNYFFFVAEEVREIMAELGIRKFDDLVGRADLLDTRPGIEHWKAKGLDFSKIFYQPNVPASEPRRHTETQDHGLAKALDHKLIEQAKPALEKGQKVQIETSIINVNRTCGTMLSGEVARRYGNDGLPDDTIHVNLTGTAGQAFGAFLAKGVTLELSGEGNDYVGKGLSGGRLIIKPSPDFRGNTQENIIVGNTVMYGATTGEAFFAGVGGERFAVRNSGGTAVVEGVGDHGCEYMTGGTVVVLGMTGRNFAAGMSGGIAYVLDEDGSFKQRANLAQVALEKVLPASRLAAGEPLHQGVADEVQLKELITRHVEYTGSATAKALLADWEVSREKFVKVYPHEYKRALTEQAAAQKEAA from the coding sequence ATGGAACCGGCAGTACCTGAGCAGCAGGGTTTGTACGACCCCGCGAACGAGCACGATGCTTGTGGTGTGGGCTTTGTAGCCCATTTTAAGGGCCAGAAAAGTCATAGCATTGTCGAGCAAGGTTTGTTGATCCTGAAGAATCTGGATCACCGCGGCGCCGTGGGTGCCGACCCGTTGCAGGGTGACGGTGCCGGTATTCTGATCCAGATTCCCGACCAGTTTTATCGCGAAGAGATGGCCAAGCAGGGCGTGAACCTGCCGCCCCTTGGCGAATACGGTGTCGGTATGGTTTTCCTGCCGCAGGAGGCTGCTTCGCGCCATGCCTGTGTCGAGGAAATCGAACGTTCAGTCAAGGCCGAAGGCCAGGTCGTACTGGGCTGGCGCGATGTGCCGGTCAATGCCGAAATGCCGATGTCGCCGACAGTGCGTGCCAAGGAACCGGTGATCCGCCAGATCTTCGTCGGTCGCGGTCCGGATGTTTTCGTGACCGATGCCCTCGAGCGCAAGCTTTACATCATTCGTCGCCGCGCTGCGAATGCCATCAAGTCGCTGAAGCTGAAGCATGGTCAGGAGTTCTATGTGCCGTCCTTCTCGGCGCGCACGGTGAACTACAAGGGCTTGTTGCTGGCCGATCAGGTTGGTGTGTATTACCTCGATCTTCAGGACAAGCGCACGACGTCCGCCCTGGCATTGGTGCACCAGCGTTTCTCGACCAATACCTTCCCGACCTGGGATCTGGCGCACCCGTTCCGCTACATCGCCCACAACGGCGAAATCAACACGGTGCGCGGCAACGTCAACTGGTTCAAGGCGCGTGAACAGGCGATTTCTTCGCCGATTCTCGGCGAAGACCTGAAGAAGGTATGGCCGCTGCATTACCCGGGGCAGTCTGACTCTGCATCCTTCGACAATGCGCTCGAGCTGCTCGTCATGGGGGGTGGTTACTCGCTGGCCCAGGCCGTCATGCTGATGATCCCGGAAGCCTGGGAAAAGCACACGACGATGGACGAAAACCGTCGCGCCTTCTACGAATACCATGCTGCCATGATGGAGCCTTGGGACGGCCCTGCCGCCGTGGCCTTCACCGATGGTCGCCAGATCGGCGCGACGCTCGATCGTAACGGTCTGCGTCCGGCCCGTTATCTGGTCACCGATGACGACCTCGTGGTCATGGCTTCCGAGTCCGGCGTGCTGCCAATCCCGGAAAAGAAGATCGTCAAGAAGTGGCGCCTGCAGCCGGGCAAGATGTTCCTGATCGACATGGAACAAGGCCGCATCATCGACGACAAGGAGCTCAAGGACTCGCTGGCCAAGGCCAAGCCTTACCGCGAATGGATCGAGAAGATCCGCATCAAGCTCGACGAAATTCCGGCTCCGGCCGAAACCTGCGATGCAGCGACGGCTTCCCTGCTCGATCGCCAGCAGGCCTTCGGCTACACCCAGGAAGACATCAAGGTCATTCTGGAGCCGATGGTTCAGACCGGTGAAGAGGCCAGCGGCTCGATGGGCACCGATTCGGCATTGCCGGTTCTGTCTGCCAAGAACAAGACGCTTTACACCTACTTCAAGCAACTGTTCGCGCAGGTGACCAATCCGCCGATCGATCCGATCCGTGAAGAACTGGTCATGTCGCTGGTGTCCTTTGTTGGTCCGAAGCCGAACCTGCTGAATACCGCCGACATCAATCCGCCGATCCGTCTCGAAGTCTCGCAGCCGGTTCTGACCAAGGGCGATATCGAGAAGCTGCGTCACATCGGCAAATACACATCCGACAAGTTCAAGTCCTTCGAACTGGACATCTGTTATCCGGTGGGCTGGGGCAAGGCCGGTGTCGAGGCTCGTCTCGCTTCCCTGGCAGCCGATGCCGAGGATGCAGTACGTTCCGGTGCCAACATCCTGATTGTCTCCGACCGCAAGCTCGATGCCGATCACGTCGCCATCCCGGCACTGTTGGCAACCTCGGCAATTCACCAGCACCTCGTCAAGAAGGGCATGCGCACCAGCACCGGTCTCGTCGTTGAAACCGGTTCGGCACGCGAGGTCCATCACTTCGCGCTGCTTGGTGGCTATGGTGCCGAAGCGGTCCACCCCTACCTGGCGCTCGAAACCATCGAAGGCTTTGCCAAGGGTGATGCCGAGAAGGCCGAGAAGTACGTCAAGAATTTCGTCAAGGCGATCGGCAAGGGCCTCAACAAGGTCATGTCCAAGATGGGCATCTCGACCTACATGTCCTACACCGGTGCGCAGATTTTCGAAGCGATCGGCCTGCAGAAGGACTTCATCGAGAAGTACTTCACCGGCACGCCGTCTAACGTCGAAGGTATCGGCCTGTTCGAAGTGGCGGAAGAAGCCATTCGCCTGCATACCGAAGCTTTCTCGGCCGACCCGGTGCTCTCGAGCATGCTCGATGCCGGCGGTGAGTACGCTTACCGCACGCGCGGCGAAGAGCACATGTGGACGCCGGATTCGATCGCCAAGCTGCAACACTCGACCCGCTCCGGCAAGTACGAGACCTACAAGGAATACGCCAAGCTGATCAACGATCAGACCAAGCGTCACCTGACCCTGCGCGGCCTGTTCGAATTCAAGCCGCAAGGCGCGCCGGTGCCGCTGGAAGAAGTCGAGTCGGCCAAGGAAATCGTCAAGCGCTTCGCAACGGGCGCCATGTCGCTTGGCTCGATTTCGACCGAAGCCCACACCACGCTCGCCCTGGCGATGAACCGCATCGGCGGCAAGTCGAATACCGGCGAAGGTGGCGAGGATGCCAAGCGTTTCGCTCCGGTCAAGGCAGGCACGATGCTCTCCGACATCATCGGCAAGAGCCGTATCGAGCGCGACATCGAGATGAAGGAAGGCGATTCGCTGCGTTCCGCCATCAAGCAGGTCGCTTCCGGCCGCTTTGGTGTGACCGCCGAATACCTGGTCAATGCCGACCAGATCCAGATCAAGATGGCACAAGGCGCCAAGCCGGGTGAAGGCGGCCAGTTGCCGGGTCACAAGGTGTCCGAGTACATCGGCTTCCTGCGTCACTCGGTGCCGGGCGTCGGCCTGATTTCGCCGCCGCCGCACCACGACATCTACTCGATCGAAGACCTGGCACAACTGATTCACGATCTGAAGAACGCCAATTCGCGTGCTTCGATCTCGGTCAAGCTGGTTTCCGAAGTCGGTGTCGGTACGGTTGCTGCTGGTGTCTCCAAGGCCAAGGCTGATCACCTGGTGATCGCCGGCTTTGACGGCGGTACGGGTGCTTCGCCGCAGTCGTCGATCAAGCATGCCGGTACGCCGTGGGAACTTGGCCTGTCCGAAACCCAGCAGACCCTGGTTCTGAACCGCCTGCGTTCGCGTATCCGCGTCCAGGTCGACGGTCAGATCAAGACCGGTCGCGACGTCGTCATCGGTGCCCTGCTCGGCGCCGACGAATTCGGTTTCGCCACCGCACCGCTGGTTGTCGAGGGTTGCATCATGATGCGCAAGTGTCACCTCAACACCTGTCCGGTCGGCGTTGCGACGCAGGATCCGGAGCTGCGCAAGCGCTTTACCGGTCAACCGGAACACGTCGTCAATTACTTCTTCTTCGTTGCCGAGGAAGTCCGTGAAATCATGGCCGAGCTGGGCATTCGCAAGTTCGACGACCTGGTCGGTCGCGCTGACCTGCTTGATACCCGTCCGGGCATCGAACACTGGAAGGCCAAGGGTCTCGACTTCTCGAAGATCTTCTACCAGCCGAACGTTCCGGCCAGCGAGCCGCGTCGTCATACCGAGACGCAGGATCACGGCCTGGCCAAGGCGCTCGACCACAAGCTGATCGAGCAGGCCAAACCGGCGCTGGAAAAGGGCCAGAAGGTCCAGATCGAAACCTCGATCATCAACGTCAACCGCACCTGCGGCACCATGCTCTCGGGCGAAGTCGCACGTCGCTACGGCAACGACGGTCTGCCGGACGACACCATTCACGTCAATCTGACCGGTACTGCCGGCCAGGCCTTTGGCGCCTTCCTGGCCAAGGGCGTGACGCTGGAACTGTCCGGCGAAGGTAATGACTACGTCGGCAAGGGGCTCTCCGGTGGTCGTCTGATCATCAAGCCGAGCCCGGATTTCCGTGGCAATACGCAGGAAAACATCATCGTCGGCAACACCGTGATGTACGGTGCGACGACTGGTGAAGCCTTCTTCGCGGGGGTTGGCGGCGAGCGCTTTGCCGTGCGCAACTCCGGTGGTACTGCTGTCGTTGAAGGTGTTGGCGACCATGGTTGTGAATACATGACCGGCGGTACCGTGGTGGTTCTCGGCATGACTGGGCGCAACTTCGCCGCTGGCATGTCGGGCGGCATTGCTTACGTGCTGGACGAAGATGGCAGCTTCAAGCAGCGTGCCAACCTCGCCCAGGTCGCCCTGGAAAAGGTTCTGCCGGCCAGCCGTCTGGCTGCTGGCGAGCCGCTGCATCAGGGCGTCGCCGACGAAGTTCAGCTCAAGGAGCTGATCACGCGTCACGTCGAATATACCGGCAGCGCCACCGCCAAGGCTCTTCTGGCTGACTGGGAAGTCAGCCGCGAGAAGTTTGTCAAAGTTTATCCGCATGAGTACAAGCGGGCGCTCACCGAGCAGGCCGCTGCACAGAAGGAGGCCGCATAA
- a CDS encoding glutamate synthase subunit beta, with product MGKPTGFMEFERLSEGYDPVEQRLKHYKEFVHTLNDDDAKTQGARCMDCGIPFCNNGCPVNNIIPDWNDLVYRGNWKQALDVLHSTNNFPDFTGRICPAPCEAACTLGINAAPVGIKSIEHFIIDKGWEMGWVVPQPPKAKTGKKIAIVGSGPAGLAAAQQLARVGHDVTVFEKSDRIGGLLGYGIPDFKLEKTVIDRRVAQMEAEGVTFKTKVVVGNKDVPAGINNDASAFVSADQLTKEFDAVILAAGSEVPRDLPVPGRELKGIYAALEFLIPQNKEVQQGKANPINVKGKHVIVIGGGDTGSDCVGTSNRHGAASVTQFELMPMPPEQENKALTWPYWPYKLRTSSSHDEGCTRDFAVATKGFVDDGKGNVKALKAVRLDWKDGKMSEVAGSEFELPCDNAFLAMGFVNPVGGLLEAFGVEKDNRGNAKATTDGAGCYATNVGKVFAAGDVRRGQSLVVWAIREGRQAAREVDAFLMGCTTLPR from the coding sequence ATGGGCAAGCCGACTGGCTTTATGGAATTCGAGCGTCTGTCCGAGGGTTACGATCCGGTTGAACAGCGCCTGAAGCACTACAAGGAATTCGTTCATACCCTGAACGATGACGATGCCAAGACTCAGGGTGCCCGTTGCATGGACTGCGGCATCCCGTTCTGTAACAACGGCTGTCCGGTGAACAACATCATTCCCGACTGGAATGATCTGGTTTATCGCGGCAACTGGAAGCAGGCCCTGGACGTGCTGCATTCGACCAACAATTTCCCGGATTTCACCGGCCGCATCTGTCCGGCGCCCTGCGAAGCCGCCTGTACCCTGGGCATCAATGCCGCGCCGGTGGGCATCAAGTCGATCGAGCATTTCATCATCGACAAGGGCTGGGAAATGGGTTGGGTCGTGCCGCAACCGCCAAAAGCGAAGACTGGCAAGAAGATTGCCATCGTCGGTTCCGGTCCGGCCGGTCTGGCTGCTGCCCAGCAACTGGCGCGCGTCGGTCACGATGTGACGGTGTTCGAGAAGAGCGATCGTATCGGCGGTCTGCTCGGCTACGGCATTCCCGACTTCAAGCTGGAAAAGACGGTGATCGATCGCCGTGTCGCCCAGATGGAAGCCGAAGGCGTGACCTTCAAGACCAAGGTGGTGGTTGGCAACAAGGACGTACCGGCGGGCATCAACAATGATGCCAGCGCTTTTGTCTCTGCCGATCAGCTGACCAAGGAATTTGACGCGGTGATCCTCGCCGCCGGTTCCGAAGTGCCGCGCGACCTGCCGGTGCCGGGCCGCGAGTTGAAGGGCATCTACGCCGCGCTTGAGTTCCTGATTCCGCAGAACAAGGAAGTCCAGCAGGGCAAGGCCAACCCGATCAACGTCAAGGGCAAGCACGTCATCGTCATCGGTGGCGGCGACACGGGTTCTGACTGCGTCGGCACCTCGAATCGCCATGGTGCTGCCTCGGTGACCCAGTTCGAACTGATGCCGATGCCGCCGGAGCAGGAAAACAAGGCGCTGACCTGGCCGTACTGGCCGTACAAGCTGCGCACTTCTTCCTCGCACGATGAAGGTTGCACCCGCGACTTCGCCGTTGCCACCAAGGGCTTCGTCGATGACGGCAAGGGTAACGTCAAGGCACTCAAGGCCGTGCGTCTGGACTGGAAGGACGGCAAGATGAGCGAAGTCGCCGGTTCGGAATTCGAGCTGCCGTGCGACAACGCCTTCCTGGCGATGGGCTTCGTCAATCCGGTCGGTGGCCTGCTCGAAGCTTTTGGTGTCGAGAAGGACAACCGCGGCAATGCCAAGGCAACGACTGATGGTGCCGGTTGCTACGCTACCAACGTCGGCAAGGTTTTTGCCGCCGGTGACGTGCGCCGCGGTCAGTCGCTGGTGGTCTGGGCGATCCGCGAAGGTCGTCAGGCTGCACGTGAAGTCGATGCATTCCTGATGGGCTGCACGACGCTGCCGCGTTAA
- a CDS encoding YEATS-associated helix-containing protein, producing the protein MSAELQTAFQVTTPTGALDGHMLLILLIMVCAGVLGGAANYFLADRQASPSRHDWIKYPVLGIVAALTVPLFLNMIASTLLEGARTKPVDFFTFAGFCLIYVIASRRLLENVAQRLMGQLDSVKREVGHLKQQKQAEQMVLSSREETPVANDQRPEPREVLSYNDVEILRALAEESFVYGNLAALCDRTGLARDFISQRLTVMKTMGVIETRINDKNVLHWGVSGRGKALLGEILTGQDEKKAG; encoded by the coding sequence ATGTCGGCAGAACTGCAAACCGCCTTTCAGGTCACTACACCAACCGGTGCGCTCGATGGGCACATGCTGCTCATCCTGCTGATCATGGTCTGTGCCGGCGTGCTTGGCGGCGCGGCCAATTATTTTCTCGCCGATCGGCAGGCCTCGCCCTCCCGGCACGACTGGATCAAATATCCGGTTTTGGGCATCGTGGCAGCGTTGACCGTACCGCTCTTCCTGAACATGATTGCCAGCACCCTGCTCGAAGGGGCACGTACCAAGCCGGTGGATTTCTTCACCTTTGCCGGGTTTTGCCTGATTTATGTGATCGCATCCCGTCGTTTGCTTGAAAACGTCGCGCAGCGCCTGATGGGGCAGCTTGATTCGGTCAAGCGTGAAGTCGGTCACCTGAAACAGCAGAAGCAGGCCGAGCAAATGGTTCTGAGCAGTCGCGAAGAGACCCCGGTCGCCAATGATCAGCGGCCGGAACCGCGGGAAGTGCTTTCCTATAATGACGTTGAAATACTGCGCGCCCTGGCTGAAGAAAGCTTTGTTTACGGCAATCTGGCAGCCCTCTGCGATCGTACCGGTCTGGCCCGCGATTTCATCAGCCAGCGTCTGACGGTAATGAAGACCATGGGCGTCATCGAAACCCGCATCAATGACAAGAATGTCCTGCACTGGGGGGTTTCCGGGCGTGGCAAGGCCTTGCTCGGCGAAATCCTGACCGGTCAGGACGAAAAGAAAGCCGGCTGA
- the glmU gene encoding bifunctional UDP-N-acetylglucosamine diphosphorylase/glucosamine-1-phosphate N-acetyltransferase GlmU, producing MNIVILAAGQGKRMHSNLPKVLHPIAGKALAQHVIDTARKLAPEKLIVVHGHGGDVVKATLAAPDVTWAEQAQQLGTGHAVAQAVSALGSAAQTLVLYGDVPLTSVATLKRLLQAAKDGLSILTVDLANPAGYGRIVRDAAGNVQCIVEEKDATPEQKAIREVNTGIMAMPTARLADWLGRLKNDNAQGEYYLTDIVALAVAEGLPVRTAQPEGEWEVLGVNSKVQLAELERQHQRNIAEQLLVAGVRLADPARIDVRGELKHGRDVAIDVGCVFEGIVELGDAVEVGPYCVLKNVKVGAGTRIAAFCHFEDAVIGPDGVLGPYARLRPGTELGREVHIGNFVEVKKSSIGAQSKANHLAYIGDAEIGQRVNVGAGTITCNYDGANKFKTVIEDDVFIGSDTQLVAPVTVGRGATLGAGTTLTKNAPPDALTVSRARQVTLAGWQRPQKGKK from the coding sequence ATGAACATCGTCATCCTCGCTGCCGGCCAAGGCAAGCGCATGCATTCCAATCTGCCCAAGGTCTTGCATCCGATTGCCGGCAAGGCTCTGGCCCAGCATGTCATCGATACGGCACGCAAGCTGGCACCGGAAAAACTGATCGTCGTGCATGGGCATGGCGGTGATGTCGTCAAGGCGACCCTGGCTGCACCCGATGTAACCTGGGCCGAGCAGGCGCAACAATTGGGTACCGGCCATGCCGTCGCCCAGGCCGTGTCGGCGTTGGGATCGGCCGCCCAGACCCTGGTGCTTTACGGCGATGTGCCGCTGACCAGTGTTGCGACCCTGAAGCGCCTGTTGCAGGCGGCCAAGGATGGATTGTCGATTCTTACTGTTGACCTGGCCAACCCGGCCGGCTACGGCCGTATCGTCCGCGATGCTGCCGGCAACGTGCAGTGCATCGTCGAGGAAAAGGACGCGACACCGGAGCAGAAGGCGATCCGTGAGGTCAATACCGGCATCATGGCAATGCCGACGGCCCGTCTGGCCGACTGGCTGGGCCGCCTGAAAAATGACAATGCCCAGGGCGAGTACTACCTGACCGACATTGTTGCGCTGGCGGTTGCCGAAGGCCTGCCGGTGCGCACAGCGCAGCCGGAAGGCGAGTGGGAAGTGCTCGGCGTGAACAGCAAGGTCCAGCTGGCCGAACTGGAACGGCAGCATCAACGCAACATTGCCGAGCAGCTGCTGGTCGCCGGCGTGCGCCTGGCCGACCCGGCCCGCATCGATGTGCGCGGCGAACTGAAGCATGGCCGCGATGTGGCGATCGATGTCGGCTGCGTTTTCGAAGGCATTGTCGAACTTGGCGATGCCGTCGAAGTCGGTCCCTACTGCGTCCTGAAGAACGTCAAGGTCGGCGCCGGGACGCGGATCGCCGCCTTTTGTCATTTCGAGGATGCGGTGATCGGCCCGGATGGCGTGCTTGGTCCGTATGCCCGCCTGCGTCCTGGTACCGAGCTTGGTCGGGAAGTGCACATCGGCAACTTTGTCGAGGTCAAGAAGAGCAGTATCGGCGCCCAGTCGAAGGCCAATCATCTGGCCTATATCGGTGATGCCGAGATCGGTCAGCGGGTCAATGTCGGGGCCGGTACCATCACCTGCAACTATGACGGCGCCAACAAGTTCAAGACCGTCATCGAAGATGATGTGTTTATCGGTTCCGATACCCAGCTGGTCGCACCGGTGACGGTTGGACGCGGTGCCACGCTCGGTGCCGGTACGACCCTGACCAAAAATGCCCCGCCGGATGCGTTGACCGTATCGCGGGCCAGGCAGGTGACGCTGGCCGGCTGGCAGCGCCCACAAAAAGGAAAAAAATAA